A stretch of the Aegilops tauschii subsp. strangulata cultivar AL8/78 chromosome 4, Aet v6.0, whole genome shotgun sequence genome encodes the following:
- the LOC109742641 gene encoding oxalate oxidase 2 isoform X2, producing the protein MGYSKNLAAGLLAMLFLAPAVLATDPDPLQDFCVADLDGKAVSVNGHPCKPMSEAGDDFLFSSKLAKAGNTSTPNGSAVTELDVAEWPGTNTLGVSMNRVDFAPGGTNPPHIHPRATEIGIVMKGKTEASMVVSFNSQNPGIVFVPLTLFGSNPPIPTPVLTKALRVEAGVVELLKSKFAAGF; encoded by the exons ATGGGGTACTCCAAAAACCTAGCGGCTGGCCTGCTCGCCATGCTTTTCCTAGCTCCAGCCGTCCTGGCTACCGACCCTGACCCTCTCCAGGACTTCTGTGTCGCCGACCTCGACGGCAAGGCGGTCTCGGTGAACGGGCATCCGTGCAAGCCCATGTCGGAGGCCGGCGATGACTTCCTCTTCTCGTCCAAGCTAGCCAAGGCTGGCAACACATCGACCCCAAACGGCTCGGCCGTGACGGAGCTCGACGTGGCCGAGTGGCCCGGTACGAACACGCTAGGCGTGTCGATGAACCGCGTGGACTTCGCACCGGGGGGCACCAACCCGCCGCACATCCACCCCCGTGCCACCGAGATCGGCATCGTGATGAAAG GCAAGACCGAGGCCTCTATGGTCGTCTCCTTCAACAGCCAGAACCCCGGCATCGTCTTCGTGCCACTCACGCTCTTCGGCTCCAACCCACCCATCCCGACACCGGTGCTCACCAAGGCGCTCCGAGTAGAGGCCGGGGTCGTGGAACTTCTTAAGTCCAAGTTTGCCGCCGGGTTTTAA
- the LOC109742641 gene encoding oxalate oxidase 2 isoform X1 — translation MGYSKNLAAGLLAMLFLAPAVLATDPDPLQDFCVADLDGKAVSVNGHPCKPMSEAGDDFLFSSKLAKAGNTSTPNGSAVTELDVAEWPGTNTLGVSMNRVDFAPGGTNPPHIHPRATEIGIVMKGELLVGILGSLDSGNKLYSRVVRAGETFLIPRGLMHFQFNVGKTEASMVVSFNSQNPGIVFVPLTLFGSNPPIPTPVLTKALRVEAGVVELLKSKFAAGF, via the coding sequence ATGGGGTACTCCAAAAACCTAGCGGCTGGCCTGCTCGCCATGCTTTTCCTAGCTCCAGCCGTCCTGGCTACCGACCCTGACCCTCTCCAGGACTTCTGTGTCGCCGACCTCGACGGCAAGGCGGTCTCGGTGAACGGGCATCCGTGCAAGCCCATGTCGGAGGCCGGCGATGACTTCCTCTTCTCGTCCAAGCTAGCCAAGGCTGGCAACACATCGACCCCAAACGGCTCGGCCGTGACGGAGCTCGACGTGGCCGAGTGGCCCGGTACGAACACGCTAGGCGTGTCGATGAACCGCGTGGACTTCGCACCGGGGGGCACCAACCCGCCGCACATCCACCCCCGTGCCACCGAGATCGGCATCGTGATGAAAGGTGAGCTTCTCGTTGGAATCCTTGGCAGCCTTGACTCCGGGAACAAGCTCTACTCCAGGGTGGTGCGCGCCGGGGAGACGTTCCTCATCCCGCGCGGGCTCATGCACTTCCAGTTCAATGTAGGCAAGACCGAGGCCTCTATGGTCGTCTCCTTCAACAGCCAGAACCCCGGCATCGTCTTCGTGCCACTCACGCTCTTCGGCTCCAACCCACCCATCCCGACACCGGTGCTCACCAAGGCGCTCCGAGTAGAGGCCGGGGTCGTGGAACTTCTTAAGTCCAAGTTTGCCGCCGGGTTTTAA
- the LOC109742640 gene encoding oxalate oxidase 2, translating into MGYSKTLAAGLLAMLLLAPAVLATDPDPLQDFCVADLDGKAVSVNGHPCKPMSEAGEDFLFSSKLAKAGNTSTPNGSAVTELDVAEWPGTNTLGVSMNRVDFAPGGTNPPHIHPRATEIGIVMKGELLVGILGSLDSGNKLYSRVVRAGETFLIPRGLMHFQFNVGKTEASMVVSFNSQNPGIVFVPLTLFGSNPPIPTPVLTKALRVEAGVVELLKSKFAAGF; encoded by the coding sequence ATGGGGTACTCCAAAACCCTAGCGGCTGGCCTGTTGGCCATGCTGCTCCTAGCTCCAGCCGTCCTGGCTACCGACCCTGACCCTCTTCAGGACTTCTGCGTCGCCGACCTCGACGGCAAGGCGGTCTCGGTGAACGGGCATCCATGCAAGCCCATGTCGGAGGCCGGCGAGGACTTCCTCTTCTCGTCCAAGCTAGCCAAGGCTGGCAACACGTCGACCCCGAACGGCTCGGCCGTGACGGAGCTCGACGTGGCCGAGTGGCCCGGTACGAACACGCTAGGCGTGTCGATGAACCGCGTGGACTTCGCACCGGGGGGCACCAACCCGCCGCACATCCACCCCCGTGCCACCGAGATCGGCATCGTGATGAAAGGTGAGCTTCTCGTTGGAATCCTTGGCAGCCTTGACTCCGGGAACAAGCTATACTCCAGGGTGGTGCGCGCTGGGGAGACGTTCCTCATCCCACGGGGCCTCATGCACTTCCAGTTCAACGTCGGTAAGACCGAGGCCTCCATGGTCGTCTCCTTCAACAGCCAGAACCCCGGCATCGTCTTCGTGCCCCTCACGCTGTTCGGCTCCAACCCACCCATCCCAACGCCAGTGCTCACCAAGGCACTCCGGGTGGAGGCCGGGGTCGTGGAACTTCTCAAGTCCAAGTTCGCCGCTGGGTTTTAA
- the LOC109742643 gene encoding uncharacterized protein isoform X1: protein MELKFDAPRKNELLALSKYNVNGKDKPITVRNDCPKPPVPCFELTEDFDLQKVEELMLERDIKIAKSMANDIIIPDPAPKWVRDAFLDIYAELEPILVKDSVRCFLRFFENCEGRGMSSYLTIPAQTLTFIVSFNALRCAKVVLEGMAPELYGMHANPNCINKYGYFVLHEAAERFSVDMIKLLLRHGASANVRTVGNDVIENLLPLHVAVENTCLHKYLEDNLEYNLSRSQNHLDYIYKLIHLLCLPEMKIFLDTTRLLAGKTNNLLQELWNYIEDGKIIQSAVLLLAAQEQIRGGSSSKINGSSKKNGFDLISKCIMRLSFSLRWEKGSHGMVPELLEERKALTDCAWLLVDVISYAGENLSAYIQAHSEVPHVEVFQHVSSILKEYGFCPTGDPMDAVNLQPYDCRKSNGDSCKDANMAVMESANLDAAEEKVTTVGNDNLSLMARQHTKKTQAVRKKAGRGWDPTYTKRSFFPYWRSVLQDRVPLKVYPAYASSGLSLSNSIVNGSTPTPNHKLGPVRRISPLTSNNQPKRCFITAASGAIRLLKVLK from the exons ATGGAACTGAAATTTGATGCACCGCGGAAAAATGAGTTACTTGCCCTGAGCAAATATAATGTTAATGGTAAAGATAAACCAATTACAGTAAGAAATGATTGTCCGAAGCCCCCTGTCCCTTGTTTTGAACTTACTGAGGATTTTGATTTGCAAAAGGTTGAGGAG CTTATGCTAGAAAGGGATATTAAGATTGCCAAGTCCATGGCAAATGACATAATCATCCCAGACCCTGCTCCCAAG TGGGTGCGTGATGCCTTCTTGGACATATATGCCGAATTGGAGCCCATCCTTGTAAAAGATAGTGTCCGGTGCTTCCTCCGATTTTTTGAGAACTGTGAAGGCCGGGGAATGTCATCTTATCTTACCATCCCCGCACAAACCTTAACCTTCATTGTCAGTTTCAATGCCCTGCGATGTGCAAAAGTCGTATTGGAGGGCATGGCACCTGAGCTCTATGGGATGCACGCCAATCCCAACTGCATAAACAAATATGGATACTTCGTGCTCCATGAAGCTGCTGAAAGGTTCTCTGTTGACATGATCAAGCTGCTTTTACGCCATGGTGCATCAGCCAATGTGCGCACAGTTGGCAATGATGTCATTGAGAATCTACTCCCGCTCCATGTCGCAGTTGAGAATACTTGTCTGCATAAGTATCTAGAGGACAATCTGGAGTACAATCTTTCTCGCAGCCAGAATCATCTGGATTATATCTACAAGCTTATTCATCTACTGTGTCTACCTGAAATG AAGATCTTCTTGGACACAACTAGACTGCTTGCCGGTAAAACAAATAATCTACTTCAAGAGCTCTGGAATTACATTGAGGATGGAAAAATTATCCAGTCCGCtgttctactactggctgctcaAGAGCAGATCCGTGGGGGCAGTTCTTCCAAGATAAATGGCAGTAGTAAGAAAAATGGGTTTGACCTTATCAGTAAATGCATAATGAGGCTTTCATTTTCCCTGAGATGGGAGAAAGGTTCACATGGAATGGTACCGGAGCTTCTGGAGGAAAGGAAGGCACTTACCGATTGCGCATGGCTGCTTGTTGATGTAATTTCCTATGCCGGTGAAAATCTTTCTGCATACATTCAAGCACATTCTGAG GTGCCCCATGTGGAGGTCTTTCAACATGTTTCATCTATCCTCAAGGAGTATGGATTTTGCCCCACTGGAGATCCCATGGACGCTGTAAACCT CCAGCCTTATGACTGCAGAAAGTCAAACGGAGATTCATGCAAAG ATGCAAACATGGCAGTTATGGAATCGGCCAATCTGGATGCTGCAGAGGAAAAG GTCACAACCGTTGGAAATGACAACCTCTCCCTTATGGCACGGCAGCACACCAAAAAAACACAG GCCGTGAGAAAGAAAGCAGGCAGAGGATGGGATCCCACATATACAAAGAGAAGTTTCTTCCCATATTGGAGATCAGTGTTACAAGATCGGGTTCCTTTGAAGGTGTATCCAGCCTATGCAAGCTCAGGTCTATCACTGAGTAACTCAATAGTCAATGGATCTACTCCAACTCCAAATCATAAACTTGGTCCAGTCCGAAGAATATCGCCACTTACAAGCAATAATCAACCGAAAAGGTGCTTTATAACGGCTGCTAGTGGTGCAATCAGGCTCTTGAAGGTGCTAAAGTAA
- the LOC109742643 gene encoding uncharacterized protein isoform X2 produces MELKFDAPRKNELLALSKYNVNGKDKPITVRNDCPKPPVPCFELTEDFDLQKVEELMLERDIKIAKSMANDIIIPDPAPKWVRDAFLDIYAELEPILVKDSVRCFLRFFENCEGRGMSSYLTIPAQTLTFIVSFNALRCAKVVLEGMAPELYGMHANPNCINKYGYFVLHEAAERFSVDMIKLLLRHGASANVRTVGNDVIENLLPLHVAVENTCLHKYLEDNLEYNLSRSQNHLDYIYKLIHLLCLPEMKIFLDTTRLLAGKTNNLLQELWNYIEDGKIIQSAVLLLAAQEQIRGGSSSKINGSSKKNGFDLISKCIMRLSFSLRWEKGSHGMVPELLEERKALTDCAWLLVDVISYAGENLSAYIQAHSEVPHVEVFQHVSSILKEYGFCPTGDPMDAVNLQPYDCRKSNGDSCKVMESANLDAAEEKVTTVGNDNLSLMARQHTKKTQAVRKKAGRGWDPTYTKRSFFPYWRSVLQDRVPLKVYPAYASSGLSLSNSIVNGSTPTPNHKLGPVRRISPLTSNNQPKRCFITAASGAIRLLKVLK; encoded by the exons ATGGAACTGAAATTTGATGCACCGCGGAAAAATGAGTTACTTGCCCTGAGCAAATATAATGTTAATGGTAAAGATAAACCAATTACAGTAAGAAATGATTGTCCGAAGCCCCCTGTCCCTTGTTTTGAACTTACTGAGGATTTTGATTTGCAAAAGGTTGAGGAG CTTATGCTAGAAAGGGATATTAAGATTGCCAAGTCCATGGCAAATGACATAATCATCCCAGACCCTGCTCCCAAG TGGGTGCGTGATGCCTTCTTGGACATATATGCCGAATTGGAGCCCATCCTTGTAAAAGATAGTGTCCGGTGCTTCCTCCGATTTTTTGAGAACTGTGAAGGCCGGGGAATGTCATCTTATCTTACCATCCCCGCACAAACCTTAACCTTCATTGTCAGTTTCAATGCCCTGCGATGTGCAAAAGTCGTATTGGAGGGCATGGCACCTGAGCTCTATGGGATGCACGCCAATCCCAACTGCATAAACAAATATGGATACTTCGTGCTCCATGAAGCTGCTGAAAGGTTCTCTGTTGACATGATCAAGCTGCTTTTACGCCATGGTGCATCAGCCAATGTGCGCACAGTTGGCAATGATGTCATTGAGAATCTACTCCCGCTCCATGTCGCAGTTGAGAATACTTGTCTGCATAAGTATCTAGAGGACAATCTGGAGTACAATCTTTCTCGCAGCCAGAATCATCTGGATTATATCTACAAGCTTATTCATCTACTGTGTCTACCTGAAATG AAGATCTTCTTGGACACAACTAGACTGCTTGCCGGTAAAACAAATAATCTACTTCAAGAGCTCTGGAATTACATTGAGGATGGAAAAATTATCCAGTCCGCtgttctactactggctgctcaAGAGCAGATCCGTGGGGGCAGTTCTTCCAAGATAAATGGCAGTAGTAAGAAAAATGGGTTTGACCTTATCAGTAAATGCATAATGAGGCTTTCATTTTCCCTGAGATGGGAGAAAGGTTCACATGGAATGGTACCGGAGCTTCTGGAGGAAAGGAAGGCACTTACCGATTGCGCATGGCTGCTTGTTGATGTAATTTCCTATGCCGGTGAAAATCTTTCTGCATACATTCAAGCACATTCTGAG GTGCCCCATGTGGAGGTCTTTCAACATGTTTCATCTATCCTCAAGGAGTATGGATTTTGCCCCACTGGAGATCCCATGGACGCTGTAAACCT CCAGCCTTATGACTGCAGAAAGTCAAACGGAGATTCATGCAAAG TTATGGAATCGGCCAATCTGGATGCTGCAGAGGAAAAG GTCACAACCGTTGGAAATGACAACCTCTCCCTTATGGCACGGCAGCACACCAAAAAAACACAG GCCGTGAGAAAGAAAGCAGGCAGAGGATGGGATCCCACATATACAAAGAGAAGTTTCTTCCCATATTGGAGATCAGTGTTACAAGATCGGGTTCCTTTGAAGGTGTATCCAGCCTATGCAAGCTCAGGTCTATCACTGAGTAACTCAATAGTCAATGGATCTACTCCAACTCCAAATCATAAACTTGGTCCAGTCCGAAGAATATCGCCACTTACAAGCAATAATCAACCGAAAAGGTGCTTTATAACGGCTGCTAGTGGTGCAATCAGGCTCTTGAAGGTGCTAAAGTAA